In Pseudomonas flavescens, the sequence GAACCCACGACCATGCAGCAGAGCCCGCAGTACGAGGATGTGCTGGATGCCGTGGCGGACTTTCTGCGCGAGCGGCTGGCCGTCTGCGAAGCGGCGGGCATACCTTCGCAGCGCATCGTTCTGGATCCGGGTTTCGGTTTTGCCAAGACCCTCGAGCACAACCTCAGCCTGTTCCGCCGTATGCCGGCGTTGCAGGCTTTTGGTCTGCCGCTACTGGTAGGCGTTTCACGCAAGAGTATGATTGGCGCTGTGTTGGGCCGCGAGGTCGACGGGCGCCTGTATGGCAGTCTGGCGCTGGCGGCGTTGGCCGTTGCCAAGGGTGCGAGCATTTTACGCGTTCACGATGTGGCGGAAACCGTCGATGTGGTGCGCATGGTCGCCGCAGTCGAAGCGGCGCAGTAATCAGAAAAAGGGAGTTGTCGTTTTGAGTCGCAAGTATTTTGGCACCGACGGTATTCGTGGGCGCGTCGGTCACTATCCCATTACCCCCGACTTCATGCTCAAGCTCGGCTGGGCCGCGGGCATGGCCTTTCGCAAGCAGGGCAAGTGCCGGATTCTGATCGGCAAGGACACGCGCATCTCCGGCTACATGTTCGAGTCGGCCCTGGAGGCAGGTCTGTCTGCTGCAGGTGCTGACGTCATGCTGCTCGGGCCGATGCCGACGCCGGCGATCGCCTACCTGACGCGTACCTTCCATGCCGAGGCGGGCATCGTCATCAGTGCATCGCACAACCCGCACCACGACAACGGCATCAAGTTCTTCTCCGGGCAGGGCACCAAACTGCCTGACGAGGTCGAGCTGATGATCGAAGAGCTGCTCGATGCGCCGATGACGGTGGTCGAGTCCGAACAGCTCGGCAAGGTATCGCGGATCAATGACGCCGCGGGGCGCTACATCGAATTCTGCAAGAGCAGTGTGCCGACCAGTACCGACTTCGCTGGCCTCAAGATCGTTCTCGATTGTGCCCATGGTGCGGCCTACAAGGTCGCGCCCGCCGTGTTCCAGGAGCTCGGTGCCGAAGTTTCGGTGCTTTCCGCTCAGCCCAACGGCCTGAACATCAACGCCGATTGCGGCTCGACCCATGTCGAAAACCTGCAGGCCGAGGTCGTGTCGCGCCAGGCGGATC encodes:
- the glmM gene encoding phosphoglucosamine mutase; its protein translation is MSRKYFGTDGIRGRVGHYPITPDFMLKLGWAAGMAFRKQGKCRILIGKDTRISGYMFESALEAGLSAAGADVMLLGPMPTPAIAYLTRTFHAEAGIVISASHNPHHDNGIKFFSGQGTKLPDEVELMIEELLDAPMTVVESEQLGKVSRINDAAGRYIEFCKSSVPTSTDFAGLKIVLDCAHGAAYKVAPAVFQELGAEVSVLSAQPNGLNINADCGSTHVENLQAEVVSRQADLGIAFDGDADRVLMVDHTGAVVDGDELLFIIARDLQARGKLQGGVVGTLMSNLGLELALDELQIPFVRANVGDRYVIAELLERGWQLGGENSGHLVCFQHVTTGDAIVAALQVLLAIRRRGQSLAEARQGLRKCPQVLVNVRFGGGVDPLKHPDVQAASDSVTERMAGRGRVLLRKSGTEPLVRVMVEGEDETQVRAYANELAEVVSRVCV